In Papaver somniferum cultivar HN1 chromosome 1, ASM357369v1, whole genome shotgun sequence, a genomic segment contains:
- the LOC113361480 gene encoding uncharacterized protein LOC113361480: MDDDGVPLKHRRKPSLCISCCFRNNHNNHEHIIPSPSPSPSPSPSPDFNNHFKSFRSTLKSPTSWLKSRVNHHNSRPHHEFPEFKEKCKNLMGKVGRNRRHSADFRYDSISYALNFDEGVSDDTHPDYYQDQFPMRNFSSRLPASPPDTPTAKKSSSSSSNSSVLVSSREITAYS; this comes from the coding sequence atgGATGACGATGGAGTACCATTAAAACACAGACGAAAACCATCTCTATGCATCTCATGTTGTTTCCGCAACAACCACAACAACCATGAACACATAATCCCATCTCCATcgccatctccatctccatctccatcaccGGATTTTAACAACCATTTTAAATCATTTAGATCTACACTTAAATCTCCGACGTCGTGGCTTAAATCAAGAGTGAATCATCATAACAGTCGTCCTCATCATGAGTTCCCGGAGTTTAAAGAGAAATGTAAGAATTTGATGGGTAAGGTGGGGAGGAATCGAAGACATTCTGCTGATTTCAGGTATGATTCGATTAGTTATGCGCTTAATTTTGATGAAGGTGTTTCTGATGATACGCATCCTGATTATTATCAAGATCAGTTTCCTATGAGGAATTTTTCATCACGGTTACCTGCTTCTCCACCGGATACTCCAACTGCAAAAAAATCTTCATCGTCTTCTTCTAATTCTTCAGTTCTCGTTTCGTCTAGAGAGATCACTGCCTATAGTTAG